A genomic segment from Leptolyngbya boryana PCC 6306 encodes:
- a CDS encoding type IV pilus twitching motility protein PilT, translating to MEMMIEDLMEQLIEMGGSDMHLTAGLPPYFRISGHLQPVSDHVLSAEECQRLIFSMLNNTQRKTLEQNWELDCSYGVRGLARFRVNVYKDRGTYAACLRALSSKIPNFEKLNLPDVVREMSEKPRGLILVTGPTGSGKTTTLAAMIDLINRTRAEHILTIEDPIEFVYEPIKSLVHQRQLHEDTKSFANALKAALREDPDIILVGEMRDLETISLAISAAETGHLVFGTLHTSSAAQTVDRMIDVFPSERQTQVRVQLSNSLVAVFSQTLVPKKNPKPGEYGRVMAQEIMIVTPAIANLIREGKTAQIYSAIQTGGKLGMQTLEKVLADQYKAGLITFEAAASKTSRPDELQRLIGGVPNGAAGTAVKR from the coding sequence ATGGAAATGATGATCGAAGACTTGATGGAACAACTCATCGAAATGGGCGGTTCTGACATGCACCTGACCGCAGGACTGCCGCCTTATTTTCGCATCAGCGGACATCTTCAACCCGTCAGCGATCATGTTCTCAGTGCAGAAGAATGTCAGCGTTTGATTTTCAGTATGCTGAATAACACTCAGCGCAAAACACTAGAGCAAAACTGGGAGCTTGACTGCTCTTATGGTGTGCGCGGATTAGCTCGTTTTCGGGTCAATGTCTACAAAGATCGCGGAACTTACGCTGCATGTCTACGGGCACTCAGTTCCAAAATTCCAAATTTTGAAAAACTGAATCTTCCCGATGTCGTTCGAGAAATGTCCGAAAAGCCAAGAGGCTTAATCCTAGTTACAGGTCCTACCGGTTCAGGTAAGACAACGACTTTAGCTGCAATGATTGATTTGATCAACCGCACTCGTGCAGAACATATTTTGACGATCGAAGATCCGATCGAATTTGTATACGAACCTATCAAAAGTTTGGTTCACCAACGCCAGCTTCATGAAGATACAAAGAGCTTTGCAAATGCTCTAAAAGCAGCTCTCCGGGAAGATCCAGATATTATTCTGGTTGGGGAAATGCGGGACTTGGAAACTATCTCACTAGCAATTTCTGCGGCAGAAACAGGTCACTTAGTTTTCGGCACGCTCCATACGAGTTCTGCGGCACAAACCGTTGACCGGATGATTGATGTCTTTCCATCCGAGCGTCAAACGCAAGTGCGGGTGCAGCTTTCCAACTCACTCGTTGCAGTCTTCAGCCAAACGCTGGTGCCGAAGAAGAATCCCAAACCGGGTGAATATGGGCGAGTCATGGCTCAGGAAATTATGATTGTCACCCCTGCGATCGCCAACCTGATTCGTGAAGGGAAAACCGCCCAAATTTACTCAGCAATTCAGACAGGCGGAAAATTGGGAATGCAAACCCTTGAAAAAGTGCTAGCTGATCAATACAAAGCTGGACTGATTACATTTGAAGCCGCCGCCTCCAAAACTTCTCGTCCTGATGAACTTCAGCGCTTAATTGGTGGAGTTCCGAATGGTGCAGCAGGCACAGCAGTGAAGCGCTAA
- a CDS encoding GspE/PulE family protein: protein MTNSSSQRRALVVQNNFSPFGNKLIQSGYVNNEQMQQALIECRKSGRPLTAVLEALTGQQLSPDLIRQYKRQQLFELKILYGVESLDPELNQVSSAQVGQLIDTLIPIELCRRYNLIPLSQSETDPPFVLVAMVDPDNLAAQDELNRILRPKGIGLQRLVITIDDYQRLISTYMDARLEQEKQLEAQSRVDVRSDLEGLESLAELSEDDSAEMDLDAGAEADAAPIIALVNKILIKALQMAVSDIHIEPQEESLRIRFRKDGVLREAFEPFPKKIIPAVVARFKIISQLDIAERRAPQDGRIRRIYDGRKVDFRVNTLPSRYGEKVVLRILDNSATQLGLDKLITDETSLRIVQEMVKRPFGLMLVTGPTGSGKTTTLYSALAERNEPGVNISTAEDPIEYSLPGITQVQVIREKGMDFAAILRAFLRQDPDVILVGETRDKETAKTAIEAALTGHLVLTTLHTNDAAGAIARLDEMGVEPFMVSGALLGVVAQRLVRKVCDECRIPYQPSPEELARFGLTSAGDAQLTLYKANTLSPQEIQEARSKNQLCQKCSGVGYKGRLGVYEVMRVTEALQTLITEGAPTERIKEVAVEEGMQTLLAYSLDLVRKGLCTLEEIERVTFTDTGLEAELKAKRKTSLTCRTCGAEMQQDWLDCHYCTTPRFQD from the coding sequence ATGACAAACTCTTCTTCTCAGCGGCGCGCCCTTGTTGTTCAAAACAATTTTTCGCCGTTTGGCAATAAATTGATTCAATCTGGCTACGTCAATAACGAGCAAATGCAGCAGGCTCTGATTGAATGTCGAAAGTCAGGTAGACCGCTGACTGCTGTGCTAGAAGCGCTGACCGGGCAGCAGCTGTCACCGGATTTGATTCGCCAATATAAACGGCAGCAACTGTTTGAGTTGAAGATTCTTTACGGCGTTGAATCTCTTGATCCTGAACTCAATCAGGTTTCTTCCGCTCAAGTCGGGCAGTTAATCGACACGTTGATTCCAATTGAGCTTTGCCGTCGTTATAATCTCATTCCCCTTTCTCAAAGCGAGACCGATCCACCTTTTGTGCTTGTGGCAATGGTGGATCCCGACAATCTAGCAGCGCAGGATGAATTAAATCGCATCTTACGTCCAAAAGGCATTGGATTGCAGCGATTAGTCATTACGATCGATGATTATCAGCGGCTGATTTCTACCTACATGGATGCTCGGCTTGAGCAGGAGAAGCAGCTTGAAGCCCAATCTAGAGTAGATGTGCGCTCAGATCTCGAAGGGTTAGAATCCCTTGCCGAGCTATCAGAAGATGACAGCGCAGAAATGGATCTCGATGCTGGTGCTGAGGCTGATGCCGCTCCGATCATTGCGCTGGTGAATAAAATTCTGATTAAAGCACTGCAAATGGCAGTCTCTGATATTCACATCGAACCGCAAGAAGAATCTCTCCGCATCCGATTTCGTAAAGATGGAGTCTTACGAGAAGCGTTTGAACCTTTTCCGAAGAAGATTATCCCCGCAGTTGTAGCACGCTTCAAAATTATTTCTCAACTCGATATCGCAGAACGTCGAGCGCCGCAGGATGGCCGGATTCGCCGGATTTATGACGGTCGCAAAGTAGACTTCCGAGTCAACACACTCCCCAGTCGCTATGGCGAAAAAGTTGTCCTTCGGATTCTAGATAATTCGGCGACACAGCTTGGACTCGATAAGTTGATTACGGACGAAACTTCTTTGAGAATCGTTCAAGAAATGGTGAAACGTCCTTTCGGTCTCATGTTAGTAACTGGCCCCACGGGGTCCGGAAAAACCACAACACTGTACTCAGCTTTGGCTGAACGTAACGAACCTGGAGTCAACATTAGTACGGCTGAAGACCCGATCGAGTATTCTCTCCCTGGAATTACCCAAGTTCAGGTCATCCGGGAAAAAGGGATGGACTTCGCTGCAATTTTGAGAGCGTTCCTACGACAAGATCCGGACGTCATTCTGGTCGGTGAGACCCGCGACAAAGAAACAGCAAAAACCGCGATCGAAGCTGCTCTGACGGGTCACTTGGTTTTGACCACTCTCCACACCAATGATGCCGCAGGTGCGATCGCTCGACTCGATGAAATGGGAGTTGAACCCTTCATGGTGTCCGGCGCATTGCTGGGTGTTGTTGCTCAGCGTTTGGTTCGGAAAGTCTGTGACGAATGCCGAATCCCTTACCAACCTTCCCCCGAAGAACTTGCTCGCTTCGGATTAACCAGTGCGGGTGATGCCCAACTGACGTTATATAAAGCCAACACTTTAAGTCCCCAGGAAATTCAGGAAGCTCGCTCGAAAAATCAACTTTGTCAGAAATGTAGCGGGGTTGGTTATAAAGGACGACTCGGGGTTTATGAAGTGATGCGAGTAACAGAAGCGCTTCAGACCTTAATTACAGAGGGCGCTCCGACTGAACGAATTAAAGAAGTAGCTGTGGAAGAAGGAATGCAAACCCTACTCGCTTACAGCTTGGATCTTGTTCGCAAAGGACTTTGCACGCTTGAAGAAATTGAGCGGGTCACCTTCACTGACACTGGACTCGAAGCCGAACTCAAGGCAAAGCGTAAGACTTCGCTCACCTGCCGGACTTGTGGAGCAGAAATGCAGCAGGATTGGCTCGACTGCCACTATTGCACGACTCCGCGCTTCCAAGATTAA